Proteins co-encoded in one Flavobacteriaceae bacterium MAR_2009_75 genomic window:
- a CDS encoding cystathionine beta-synthase — MMNYANNILETIGNTPLVKLNKLTSELPCTVLAKYETFNPGNSVKDRMALQMIEDAEKAGVLEPGGTIVEGTSGNTGMGLALAATIKGYRLICVMSDKQSKEKIDILKAMGSEVHVCPTDVAPDDPRSYYSTAKRLASEIPGAWYVNQYDNLSNTKAHFKSTGPEIWEQTDGKVTHFVVGVGTGGTISGVGTYLKSKNPKVKVWGVDTYGSVFKKYHETGVFDENEIYPYVTEGIGEDILPKNVNFKIIDGFTKVTDKDAAIYTQRLAKEEAMFLGNSAGAAIKGVLQLKEHFTKDDVVVVLFHDHGSRYVGKIFNDEWMKKQGFV, encoded by the coding sequence ATGATGAACTATGCAAATAATATACTTGAGACCATTGGCAATACACCCTTGGTTAAACTCAATAAACTGACTTCGGAATTACCTTGTACTGTTTTAGCCAAATACGAAACCTTCAACCCCGGTAATTCGGTCAAGGATCGTATGGCCTTGCAGATGATTGAAGATGCCGAAAAAGCCGGTGTTCTCGAACCGGGTGGCACTATTGTCGAGGGCACTTCGGGCAATACGGGTATGGGTCTGGCCCTAGCAGCTACGATTAAGGGGTATCGTTTGATCTGTGTGATGAGCGATAAGCAGTCGAAAGAGAAGATAGATATATTGAAGGCGATGGGGAGTGAAGTTCATGTATGCCCCACCGATGTAGCCCCTGACGATCCCAGAAGTTATTATTCTACTGCTAAAAGATTGGCCAGCGAAATACCGGGTGCCTGGTATGTGAATCAATACGATAACCTATCGAATACCAAAGCACATTTCAAAAGTACGGGACCCGAAATATGGGAGCAGACTGACGGTAAGGTCACACATTTTGTTGTGGGCGTTGGTACCGGAGGTACTATTTCGGGCGTTGGTACATATTTAAAATCGAAAAATCCGAAAGTCAAGGTTTGGGGCGTAGATACTTATGGTTCGGTGTTCAAGAAATATCACGAGACAGGGGTTTTTGATGAGAACGAGATATATCCTTATGTGACCGAAGGTATCGGTGAAGACATTCTCCCTAAAAATGTGAATTTCAAAATCATTGATGGTTTTACCAAAGTGACCGATAAAGATGCCGCAATATATACACAACGATTGGCCAAAGAAGAGGCCATGTTCTTGGGCAATTCTGCAGGTGCGGCCATTAAAGGGGTTTTACAACTGAAGGAGCATTTCACAAAAGATGACGTGGTTGTAGTGCTTTTTCACGACCACGGTAGCCGTTATGTAGGGAAAATATTTAATGACGAATGGATGAAGAAACAAGGGTTCGTATAA
- a CDS encoding lipoprotein-releasing system permease protein, which translates to MNFEYFLAKRLIKGAAHKISISAPIIKIAIAAIALGLIMMLIAVGTGVGLKYKIREKVAAFNGHIQISNFDNNASDVSIVPVSLNQDFYPKFTTIDGISHVQAVASKGGIIRTEETFEGILAKGVGKDYNWSVFEEYIVDGELPDFSGELNEQVLMSRLMANRLNLKTGDNFYAFFLKDDDVSKLPNQRRFTISGLYDSGFEEFDGVYLFTDIRHIQRMNKWGKDEVGNFEIFLNSFDDIDEKSKEIYGKTLSTLDTQTIVDKYYKIFEWINLFDFNILLIIGIVIIVSGFNMITALLVLILERTQMIGVLKALGSANWSIRKVFLYNAAYLIGIGLFWGNLIGLGAIFIQQKFRILKFPNPKEYYIDYIPVYIDFSTVLLLNFGVLFLCLLMLLVPSFIITKITPVKAIQFE; encoded by the coding sequence TTGAATTTTGAATATTTTTTGGCCAAGAGGCTCATCAAGGGTGCAGCGCATAAAATTAGTATTTCCGCTCCGATAATAAAAATAGCGATTGCAGCGATTGCATTGGGCTTAATTATGATGCTAATTGCCGTTGGTACCGGTGTGGGGCTCAAATACAAAATACGTGAAAAAGTTGCTGCCTTTAACGGTCATATTCAAATTTCAAATTTTGATAATAATGCTTCTGACGTTTCGATAGTACCCGTATCATTAAATCAAGATTTCTACCCTAAGTTCACTACTATTGATGGTATCTCTCATGTACAAGCCGTCGCAAGTAAAGGTGGTATCATTCGTACCGAAGAAACCTTCGAAGGTATTTTAGCGAAAGGGGTGGGCAAAGACTACAACTGGTCTGTTTTTGAAGAATATATAGTTGATGGCGAATTACCCGATTTTAGCGGAGAATTGAACGAGCAGGTGTTAATGTCTCGTCTTATGGCCAATCGATTGAATCTTAAGACCGGCGATAATTTCTATGCATTTTTTCTTAAGGATGACGATGTATCAAAATTACCCAATCAGAGACGTTTTACCATTTCTGGTTTGTACGATAGCGGATTTGAAGAATTTGACGGGGTCTACTTATTTACCGATATTCGGCATATTCAACGAATGAACAAATGGGGAAAAGATGAGGTCGGCAATTTTGAGATATTTCTAAACAGTTTTGACGATATCGATGAAAAAAGTAAAGAGATTTACGGAAAGACCTTATCAACCCTAGACACCCAGACCATAGTAGATAAGTACTATAAAATATTCGAATGGATCAATCTTTTTGATTTCAATATTTTATTGATTATAGGCATTGTTATTATCGTAAGCGGCTTTAACATGATAACGGCTTTGTTGGTACTTATTCTAGAGCGAACACAAATGATCGGGGTGTTAAAGGCATTGGGGTCGGCAAATTGGAGCATTCGAAAGGTTTTTCTTTATAATGCGGCCTATTTGATCGGTATAGGTCTTTTTTGGGGCAATTTAATTGGTTTGGGAGCCATATTCATTCAACAAAAGTTCAGAATTTTAAAATTCCCAAATCCAAAGGAGTATTACATTGATTATATACCGGTGTATATAGATTTTTCAACTGTATTACTTTTGAATTTTGGTGTACTATTTCTTTGCCTGTTAATGCTGTTGGTGCCCTCGTTTATAATTACTAAGATTACTCCTGTAAAGGCGATTCAGTTTGAATAG
- a CDS encoding acylphosphatase — MIYKLTYESNAKTPFDTNGVNEILASARNHNKSMNITGCLVYHNGSFVQILEGEREQVRSLYKVIKKDPRHSKVRLVSEELDDERSFSDWNMAYFDPGVHSLSKSELQNFEKNILMLADFSDKLSTTVSMFWLNVRKIILNLKIA; from the coding sequence ATGATATATAAACTTACCTATGAATCAAATGCCAAGACACCTTTTGATACTAATGGTGTGAATGAAATTCTTGCAAGTGCCAGAAATCACAATAAATCGATGAACATTACGGGGTGTCTCGTTTATCATAATGGTTCGTTTGTTCAGATTCTAGAGGGTGAGCGCGAGCAAGTGCGTTCTCTCTATAAGGTAATAAAAAAAGACCCAAGACATTCAAAAGTGCGGCTGGTCAGTGAAGAATTAGATGATGAACGTAGTTTTTCAGATTGGAATATGGCCTACTTTGACCCTGGGGTACATAGCTTGAGTAAATCCGAATTGCAGAATTTTGAAAAGAATATTCTAATGCTTGCTGATTTTTCAGATAAACTGTCTACCACGGTAAGCATGTTTTGGTTGAATGTACGCAAGATTATTCTTAATCTGAAGATTGCTTAA
- a CDS encoding sterol desaturase/sphingolipid hydroxylase (fatty acid hydroxylase superfamily), with translation MESLINYFESIPSLHRSLILVGGITFFWILEGAVPLFRFKYKKWRHALPNLFFTFTTIIVNFALAFLLLKTADWTAINNFGIINWLPEIPLWAYVILGVLLLDLIGAYLPHLVEHKVKPLWMVHLVHHTDHNVDTTTANRHHPLESMIRFTFTLAGVFIIGTPIGIVMLYQSLSLVATQFSHANIKLPHKVDELISYIIVSPDMHKVHHHYKLPYTDSNYGNIFSIWDRLFGTYMKFDRDKIVYGVDTFPDEIENASIKGLLKQPFHKYRKPTGLAPIEDYSVEQAFDK, from the coding sequence ATGGAGTCACTCATAAATTATTTTGAAAGTATACCTTCGCTACACCGTTCACTAATTCTAGTCGGCGGCATTACGTTTTTCTGGATTCTTGAAGGTGCTGTACCTCTTTTTCGCTTCAAATATAAAAAATGGAGACATGCGTTGCCGAACCTCTTTTTCACATTTACGACGATAATCGTCAACTTTGCTTTGGCTTTTCTACTTTTAAAAACCGCGGATTGGACTGCCATCAACAATTTCGGAATTATTAATTGGCTGCCTGAAATACCGCTATGGGCCTATGTGATTTTAGGTGTCTTGCTGTTGGATTTAATCGGTGCGTATTTGCCACATTTAGTAGAGCATAAAGTAAAACCCCTCTGGATGGTTCATTTGGTACACCATACCGATCATAATGTGGATACGACAACTGCGAACCGCCACCATCCTTTAGAAAGCATGATTCGCTTTACGTTCACCTTGGCCGGTGTCTTTATTATTGGTACTCCTATAGGTATTGTGATGCTGTACCAATCACTTTCTTTGGTTGCTACACAGTTCAGCCATGCGAACATAAAATTGCCCCATAAAGTCGATGAACTTATCAGTTATATCATCGTTTCCCCAGATATGCATAAGGTGCACCACCATTATAAACTACCTTATACCGATTCAAATTATGGAAACATTTTTTCGATTTGGGACCGTCTTTTCGGCACTTATATGAAGTTCGATAGAGATAAAATTGTCTATGGTGTCGACACTTTTCCAGATGAAATAGAAAACGCCAGCATTAAAGGATTGCTCAAGCAACCCTTTCATAAGTATAGAAAACCGACCGGTCTTGCGCCCATTGAAGACTATTCCGTTGAACAGGCTTTTGATAAATAG
- a CDS encoding AraC family transcriptional regulator → MQPRIEEIPEKILVGHALQMSLANNRTFELWSGFMPTRKQIKNQIGADLYSLQIYDESNLNLFEPTTEFTKWAAVEVSNFENTNDDFNSLLLPSGLYAVFVHKGDMSTFHKTMESIFQEWLPNSKYKLDKRPHFELLGEKYKNNHQDSEEEVWVPVKLK, encoded by the coding sequence GTGCAACCTAGAATTGAAGAAATACCTGAGAAGATTTTAGTAGGTCACGCTTTACAAATGAGTTTGGCGAATAACCGAACATTCGAGTTGTGGAGCGGCTTTATGCCCACAAGAAAACAAATCAAAAATCAAATAGGCGCAGATTTATATTCTTTGCAGATTTATGATGAATCGAATTTAAACTTATTTGAGCCGACTACCGAATTTACCAAATGGGCCGCCGTTGAGGTTTCGAATTTTGAAAACACTAATGATGATTTTAACTCATTGCTATTACCTTCGGGATTGTATGCCGTTTTTGTGCATAAAGGCGATATGAGTACTTTTCATAAAACGATGGAATCCATTTTTCAAGAGTGGTTGCCCAATTCAAAATATAAGCTCGATAAAAGACCGCATTTTGAACTTTTGGGTGAAAAATACAAGAACAACCATCAAGATTCAGAGGAAGAGGTATGGGTGCCGGTTAAACTGAAGTAA
- a CDS encoding methyltransferase family protein gives MKDIFGIALQDYQQGNYSEDITTCSSLDEEDSIPLPYLFRTFDEMPELEQKALSLCQGTVLDIGSGAGSHSLYLQENGFEVTALDSSKGAIDTCIQRGVERTVHTTILDFDQAQFDTLLMLMNGIGIVGELNQLHKYLLHLKSLLKPNGQILMDSSDIIYMFEQDEDGGVWVPDTGHYYGQVEFTTSYKGEKSEPFSWLYVDYRTLSNACVAAGLQCELVQEGEHFDYLARLW, from the coding sequence ATGAAAGATATCTTTGGTATAGCACTTCAAGATTACCAACAAGGCAATTATTCGGAAGACATTACCACATGCTCATCATTGGATGAGGAAGATAGTATACCCCTACCCTATTTGTTCAGAACCTTCGACGAGATGCCCGAACTAGAACAAAAAGCTCTATCACTATGCCAAGGCACCGTTTTGGATATTGGATCAGGTGCTGGCAGCCATAGCCTGTATTTGCAGGAAAATGGTTTTGAAGTGACCGCGCTGGATAGTTCAAAAGGGGCTATCGACACCTGTATACAAAGGGGAGTTGAACGAACGGTGCACACGACCATTTTAGATTTCGACCAAGCTCAATTTGACACTCTTCTAATGCTTATGAACGGTATTGGCATCGTAGGCGAACTGAACCAACTTCATAAATATTTACTCCATCTTAAAAGCTTATTAAAACCGAACGGGCAAATATTAATGGATTCTAGTGACATCATATACATGTTCGAGCAAGATGAAGATGGTGGAGTTTGGGTGCCCGATACCGGCCATTATTACGGGCAAGTAGAATTTACGACTAGTTATAAAGGCGAAAAAAGTGAACCATTTAGTTGGCTATACGTAGATTATCGTACATTGTCGAATGCCTGTGTTGCCGCAGGCCTGCAGTGTGAACTGGTTCAAGAGGGAGAGCATTTCGATTATTTGGCACGATTGTGGTAA
- a CDS encoding organic radical activating enzyme, with the protein MLEEEVLREVDKGTLLPLMEEFYTIQGEGFHKGTAAYFIRVGGCDVGCHWCDVKESWNAGTHPPTSVEHIVENAAKYSNTIVITGGEPLTWNMKPLTDALKAKDLQIHIETSGAYRLTGTWDWICLSPKKNKLPEAEIYEVAHELKVIVYNKHDLIFAEQEAAKVNDKCILYLQPEWSVRDKVTPMIVDYVMKHPKWKVSLQTHKYLNIP; encoded by the coding sequence ATGTTAGAAGAGGAAGTTTTAAGGGAGGTTGATAAAGGAACATTGTTGCCTCTAATGGAAGAGTTCTATACCATTCAGGGTGAGGGTTTTCATAAAGGTACCGCAGCCTATTTCATTAGGGTAGGAGGTTGTGATGTTGGCTGTCATTGGTGCGATGTAAAAGAGAGCTGGAATGCAGGTACACATCCGCCGACATCGGTAGAACACATTGTAGAAAATGCAGCCAAATATTCTAATACCATTGTTATTACTGGTGGTGAACCGCTTACCTGGAACATGAAGCCCTTAACGGATGCCTTGAAAGCAAAAGACCTTCAAATTCATATCGAAACTTCAGGAGCCTACCGCTTGACTGGCACTTGGGACTGGATTTGCCTATCCCCAAAAAAGAATAAACTTCCTGAAGCGGAAATTTATGAAGTGGCCCACGAGCTTAAAGTAATAGTGTACAATAAGCATGATTTGATTTTCGCCGAACAGGAAGCGGCAAAGGTCAACGATAAATGTATTCTTTATTTACAACCTGAGTGGAGTGTTCGTGACAAGGTTACACCAATGATCGTTGATTATGTGATGAAGCATCCAAAATGGAAAGTATCGCTTCAAACGCATAAGTATCTAAATATACCTTAG
- a CDS encoding pimeloyl-ACP methyl ester carboxylesterase, with product MNKLTPKVYGQYFNLLAFFSKRKAAQKAFDVFSTVRKGRVQPLQADYLNNAKHQVIETENHSLQTYQWHGAGETVLLIHGWESNSFRWRNLISFLQEANYNIVAFDAPGHGHSSGSNLDLPLYTDCIQKMVETYSPAYLVAHSFGGMATLYGEYKYQNQNVEKIVTIGSPAEFHELLGHYQKLLGFNNRVLGAFNKYIIDRFGLEVRDFSSSKFVENNSKKGLLIHDELDLLAPFHASEEVHTHWKGSRFIRTKGMGHSMHQPEINEQIVEFLEE from the coding sequence TTGAATAAGTTGACTCCCAAGGTCTATGGCCAATATTTTAATTTACTTGCTTTTTTCTCAAAAAGAAAAGCGGCTCAAAAAGCTTTTGATGTTTTTAGTACGGTAAGAAAAGGCCGTGTGCAACCACTTCAAGCAGACTATTTGAATAATGCCAAACATCAAGTCATTGAGACCGAAAATCATAGTCTACAAACATACCAATGGCACGGAGCAGGTGAAACGGTATTATTGATTCATGGCTGGGAAAGTAATAGTTTCAGATGGCGCAATCTGATTTCTTTTTTACAAGAGGCAAATTACAATATCGTTGCTTTTGATGCTCCCGGTCACGGTCATTCTTCAGGTTCGAACTTAGACCTACCTCTGTATACCGATTGTATTCAAAAAATGGTGGAAACCTATTCCCCAGCGTATCTTGTCGCTCATTCCTTCGGAGGCATGGCGACCTTGTACGGCGAGTACAAATATCAAAACCAGAATGTTGAAAAAATAGTGACCATAGGCTCCCCTGCCGAGTTTCATGAGCTACTAGGGCACTACCAAAAATTATTGGGATTTAACAATCGTGTTCTCGGTGCGTTCAACAAATATATTATTGACCGATTCGGCCTTGAAGTACGTGATTTTTCATCTTCTAAATTTGTCGAGAATAATTCTAAGAAAGGTTTGCTAATTCATGACGAATTAGACCTACTAGCGCCATTTCATGCATCAGAAGAAGTACATACACATTGGAAAGGTAGTCGCTTTATTCGAACCAAGGGTATGGGCCACTCGATGCATCAACCAGAAATCAACGAACAGATTGTTGAATTTTTAGAAGAATAG
- a CDS encoding peptidoglycan/xylan/chitin deacetylase (PgdA/CDA1 family), whose amino-acid sequence MKNRLFFSLLFLTCAVSAAQILKQPIPDRLVVLTFDDAPASQYSVVAPLLKEYGFNATFFVCEFPPNYSDSTLYMNWRQIKKLDTMGFEIANHTRNHANVSKLKKEGFDAELSYIEHVCDSLNIEKPKNFAYPGYGLDPKALSFLQDRNYVFARAGGSRPYNPIIDHPYLIPSWATDENNEKEILEAFTRAKNGKITILTLHGVPDIEHPWVNTSPELFKKYLEYLSKNNYTVIALRDLEQYVNVKEAKKNITPDFNKPLKN is encoded by the coding sequence ATGAAAAATCGTTTGTTCTTTTCTTTGCTATTCTTGACGTGCGCAGTATCAGCTGCCCAGATATTAAAACAACCCATTCCCGATAGACTAGTAGTGCTAACTTTTGACGACGCCCCGGCCAGCCAGTATTCGGTAGTTGCCCCTCTATTAAAAGAGTATGGCTTTAATGCTACCTTCTTCGTTTGTGAGTTTCCTCCTAATTATAGTGATAGTACGCTTTATATGAACTGGAGGCAAATAAAGAAGCTAGATACTATGGGGTTTGAAATTGCCAATCATACACGAAACCACGCCAACGTTAGTAAATTGAAAAAAGAAGGGTTCGATGCTGAACTATCTTATATTGAGCATGTGTGCGATTCTTTAAACATTGAGAAACCAAAGAATTTTGCTTACCCCGGTTACGGACTTGACCCCAAGGCTTTAAGTTTTTTACAGGATAGAAATTATGTTTTCGCCCGTGCCGGAGGGAGCAGACCTTACAACCCAATTATAGATCACCCCTACCTCATTCCAAGTTGGGCAACCGATGAAAATAACGAAAAGGAAATTTTAGAAGCTTTCACCAGAGCGAAAAATGGAAAAATCACCATATTAACCCTTCACGGGGTACCCGATATCGAACACCCTTGGGTAAATACTTCGCCAGAGTTGTTTAAAAAATATCTCGAATACCTATCTAAAAATAATTATACTGTAATCGCCCTCCGAGATTTAGAGCAGTACGTCAATGTAAAAGAGGCTAAGAAAAATATCACACCAGATTTCAATAAACCTCTTAAGAATTGA
- a CDS encoding aryl-alcohol dehydrogenase-like predicted oxidoreductase translates to MKYRRFGRTEWQVSEVGYGMWGMAGWTQSDDEQSAKSLDLAVENGVNFFDTAWGYGEGHSEELLGELVRRHPKEKLYTASKIPPKNFQWPAKPEYAFEDSYPINHIVEYTEKTLTNLGMERIDLMQFHTWDDSWSRREEWQRAVEDLKRDGKIGAMGISVNRWEPENGIEALKTGLIDAVQVIYNIFDQNPEDVLFPLCEEKDIAVIARVPFDEGTLTGNISKDTVFPEGDWRGTYFVPENLNSSVDHADALRPLIPEGMTMAEMALRFILENKIVGTTIPGMRKQRNVLANTATSDGNSLPADLIKELKTHRWDRTPTEWSQ, encoded by the coding sequence ATGAAATATAGAAGATTCGGAAGAACCGAGTGGCAAGTAAGTGAAGTCGGTTATGGCATGTGGGGCATGGCCGGATGGACGCAATCTGATGATGAACAATCGGCAAAATCGCTTGATTTGGCCGTGGAGAACGGGGTTAATTTTTTTGATACCGCTTGGGGTTATGGCGAGGGCCATAGCGAAGAACTCTTAGGTGAGTTGGTTCGTCGACATCCAAAGGAAAAATTGTACACGGCGAGTAAAATACCACCTAAGAATTTTCAATGGCCTGCAAAGCCTGAATATGCTTTTGAAGATTCATATCCTATTAACCATATTGTTGAGTATACCGAGAAGACCTTGACCAATTTGGGGATGGAACGCATCGATTTGATGCAGTTTCATACTTGGGACGACAGTTGGTCTCGTCGAGAAGAGTGGCAAAGAGCAGTAGAAGATTTAAAGAGAGATGGAAAAATAGGGGCCATGGGCATAAGCGTGAATCGTTGGGAGCCAGAAAATGGTATTGAAGCGTTAAAGACAGGTCTTATCGATGCCGTACAGGTAATATATAATATTTTTGACCAAAACCCTGAGGATGTACTTTTTCCCCTTTGCGAAGAAAAAGATATTGCGGTTATTGCCCGAGTGCCTTTTGATGAGGGAACATTGACAGGAAACATAAGCAAGGATACTGTTTTTCCGGAAGGTGATTGGCGAGGTACTTATTTTGTGCCCGAAAACTTGAATTCAAGCGTAGACCATGCCGATGCCTTACGACCACTTATTCCCGAGGGAATGACCATGGCCGAAATGGCCCTGCGATTTATTCTTGAAAATAAAATCGTTGGTACAACTATACCAGGTATGCGAAAGCAAAGAAATGTTTTGGCCAATACGGCCACTAGTGATGGAAATAGCTTGCCTGCCGATTTAATTAAGGAACTGAAAACCCATCGATGGGACAGAACTCCGACCGAATGGTCACAATAA
- a CDS encoding putative dehydrogenase, with product MNKREFLKSAAAVSSFALLPNAAWAFQSGKRLRTAHIGVGNMGGEDLKAISSHKSVDVVALCDVDSINLAKAHKLHPGARVFFDYRTMLDEMGENIDAVIVSTPDHTHAPASLKAMQMNKPVYCQKPLTHYVEESREMMKVAKEKNLVTQMGIQVHSFYDYRLATLLIQSGIIGKVHTVRAWSPKSWGYNGEAPEGEDPVPAQLDWNLWLGTSKERPYKDGYYHPGNWRKLLDYGCGTLGDMGVHIFDTPYNALNLDVPMTVKNECREPNGFGYPENNTVTYEFPGTEYTAKNLKWVWYDGPGMPPEHEDLILPGGKGSAGKKQQKDESVKDKISLDAGMAGAGELPDQGAMFIGKKGRLLLPHFMQLPKKIVKGKYVDISKEIAEVSKANNLGEPIRNYESEGPKHYHQFVDACLGKGATTAPFSYAGRLTETILLGVIAGRFPNQTLHWDAETAKFAENEANQYLGGDYRDF from the coding sequence ATGAACAAAAGGGAATTTCTAAAAAGTGCCGCAGCAGTATCATCATTCGCCTTATTGCCGAATGCAGCTTGGGCTTTTCAAAGTGGTAAACGATTACGCACGGCACATATAGGTGTGGGTAACATGGGGGGTGAAGACCTAAAGGCTATCTCCTCACATAAGTCTGTTGATGTTGTAGCCCTGTGTGATGTTGATTCTATCAACTTGGCCAAAGCACATAAATTACATCCGGGAGCCAGAGTGTTTTTCGATTATCGCACCATGCTCGATGAAATGGGAGAGAACATTGATGCGGTTATCGTATCGACACCCGACCATACACATGCACCGGCATCTTTAAAGGCCATGCAGATGAATAAGCCGGTCTACTGTCAAAAACCATTGACCCATTATGTTGAAGAGTCGCGAGAAATGATGAAGGTGGCCAAAGAAAAGAATTTGGTGACGCAAATGGGCATTCAGGTACATTCATTCTATGATTACCGATTGGCCACACTATTGATACAATCCGGTATTATTGGTAAGGTTCATACCGTACGTGCATGGTCACCAAAATCATGGGGTTATAACGGTGAAGCTCCAGAGGGAGAAGACCCAGTACCGGCACAGTTAGATTGGAACCTGTGGTTGGGCACTTCAAAAGAGCGCCCTTATAAAGATGGTTATTACCACCCGGGAAATTGGAGAAAGCTTTTAGATTATGGTTGTGGAACACTCGGTGATATGGGGGTGCATATCTTCGATACCCCATACAACGCCTTGAATCTAGATGTTCCGATGACCGTTAAAAATGAATGCCGTGAACCAAATGGATTCGGATATCCTGAGAACAATACGGTAACATACGAATTTCCAGGTACTGAATATACTGCCAAAAACCTCAAGTGGGTCTGGTACGATGGTCCTGGAATGCCTCCGGAGCATGAAGATTTAATCTTGCCTGGCGGCAAAGGCTCAGCAGGTAAAAAACAGCAGAAAGATGAAAGTGTAAAAGACAAAATATCTCTTGATGCGGGTATGGCAGGTGCAGGTGAATTGCCTGATCAGGGCGCTATGTTCATCGGTAAAAAGGGCCGTCTGTTATTGCCCCATTTTATGCAGTTGCCGAAGAAAATCGTTAAAGGCAAATATGTAGATATTTCTAAGGAAATAGCTGAGGTTTCAAAAGCCAATAATTTAGGCGAACCCATTCGAAATTATGAATCTGAAGGGCCAAAACATTACCATCAATTTGTTGATGCTTGTTTGGGTAAAGGTGCGACTACTGCACCTTTCTCATATGCCGGCCGATTGACGGAGACTATTCTTTTAGGGGTAATCGCAGGTCGTTTTCCTAATCAAACACTTCACTGGGATGCTGAAACGGCCAAGTTTGCCGAAAATGAAGCTAACCAATATTTGGGTGGAGATTATAGAGATTTCTAG